The genomic DNA CACGTCGGCGGCGCCCGGTCGCTGGGCGATGAAGGATGGTGGCAAGCTCTATGCATGGGAGCTCAAGCGCCACACCACGACGACCCGCTCCGCCGACGACATCCACACGCTCGGCCTCGCCGAAGTGAAGCGCATCCGCGCCGGCATGGAGGCGGTTCGCAAGCAGGTCGGCTTCCAGGGCGACCTCAAGGCCTTCTTCGAGCATGTCCGAACCGATCCCAAATATTATTATACCAAGCCCGAGGATCTGATCGCGCGGTTCGAGGCGATCGAGGCGAAGATCTGGCCGGCGATCCCCAAGCTGTTCCACGAGCGGCCGAAGGCGCCGTTCGAGGTGCGCCCGCTCCCCGCGCTCGGCGATCAGCGCGGCACCGGCTATTACCGCCCCGGCCCGCCCGACGGCGTCTCGCCCGGCATCCTCTTCTTCAACATGTCGATGCTGAACACGCGGCCGATCCCGACGCTGGAGACGCTGACGCTGCACGAGGGCATCCCCGGCCACCATTTCCAGATCACCCTGGCGCGCGAGAACGAGGCGCTGCCGCCGCTGCTGCGCTACGGATCGTCGACGGCCTATTCGGAAGGCTGGGGGCTTTACGCGGAATCTCTGGGCCGCGAACTCGGCATGTTCGGCGATCCGATGCAGCTCTTCGGCCACCTCGACATGGAGATGCTGCGCGCGGTGCGGCTGGTGGTCGATACCGGGCTCCACGCCAAGAAGTGGGAGCGGCAGCAGGCGATCGATTACATGCTCGACAATACGTCGATGGCGCCGCGCGACGTCGCGGTCGAGATCGATCGCTACATCGCCTATCCGGGCCAGGCCTGCGCCTACAAGATCGGCGAGCTGAAGTTCCGCGAGCTGCGCGAACGCTCGGCCAAGGCGCTTGGGAAGCGCTTCGACGTGCGCGATTACCACCATCAGGCGCTCGGCACCGGTGCGCTGCCGATGGCGGTGCTGGACGCGAAGATCGACGGCTGGATCAAGGCCGGCGGCGGCGGGTTCACTCCGGCGCGTTGATCGCGTCGAGATTGGCCTGCAGCTTGCCGATCAGCGCGAGCAGCCGATCGAACTCGCGCGCCGAAAAGCCGCGGATCAGCTTGGCGTAGACCGGCGCCGTCACCTGCCGCGCCGCGGCGAGCTGCTCGCGCCCAGCAGAGGCTAGCCGGACGTCGGTGACGCGCGCGTCGTCCGGATTGGCGGCGGTGACGACGAGCCCGCCCTTCTCCATTCGCTCGACAATGCGCATCATCGTGGAAAGATTGATCACCGCGCTGTCGGCGATGCGGCCGATGCTGCGCGGCTCCGCTTCGCCCAGGATCATCAGCACCCGCCAGGTCGGAACGTCCACGCCGATCCGCCGCAGCCGCGCTTCGATGATCCGGTTGTAGCGGCTTGCCGCGCGATTGAGCAGGTAGAAGGGGTATTTGTCGAGATGGAAGAGCGCGGTGCCGGGATCGCCCAGCCGGCGGCTGTCCATCATCGGTTCGCCTTCACTCATCACCCGCCCCCGTTGTCACGCAGGCAACGATATAATAGTTGCATATGCAAGTGAATATGCCAGTCTTTCGATCAACCGGCGCGAGTCCGGGCACAAGGAGATCCGCATGACCAGCCAAGCCAGCCAGACCCTGCAATCGCTCGCTCAAGGCATTGCCGGCGGGTCGATCCGCACCGTCGATCTGACGCAGACGCTGTCGCCCGACACGCCGACGCTCGTCCTGCCGCCCGAGTTCGGCCAATGCTCGCCGTTCAAGGTCGAGGAGATCAGCCGCTACGACGAGCGCGGCGTTGCCTGGTATTGGAACAATTTCACCGTCAGCGAGCATACCGGCACGCATTTCGACGCGCCGGTCCACTGGGTGACGGGCAAGGATCTCGACAACAATTGCGTCGACACCGCGCCGCCCGCCGACTTCGTCGCGCCCGCGGTGGTGATCGACGTATCCAAGCAATGCGCTGCCGATCCCGACTATCTGCTGACGGTTGCGGACATCGAAGCGTGGGAGGCGGAGCATGGCCGCATCCCGCCGCGTCACTGGGTGCTGCTGCGCACGGATTGGTCGAAGCGGTCGGTCGAGGATTACGTCAACCGCCGCGACGACGGCGCGCATACACCGGGGCCGTCGACCGAGGCGGTGAAGTTTCTGGTCGACGAGCGCGACGCGCACGGCTTCGGCGTCGAGACGATCGGCACCGATGCTGGCCAGGCGCATCTGCTGAAGCCGGCCTATCCCGCGCACACGCTGTTTCACGCGGCGGGACGGTACGGCCTCCAGTGCCTTGAGAATCTGGACAAGCTGCCGCCGACGGGCGCAGTGATCGTCGCCGCGCCGCTCAAGATCCAGGGCGGATCGGGCAGCCCGCTCCGCGTCCTCGCGCTCGTCGCCGACTGACGCACGGATGGCCGAGCGGTCCTTCAAGAAAGAGGTCGAGCGCCTGCGCCTCGGCGCGGGCGAGACCTTCGAGGGCGAAGGCATTCTCGCCGTCACCAAGGGACTGCTCGAAGCCGGCGTCGCTTATGTCGGCGGCTATCAGGGATCGCCGATCAGCCATTTGATGGACGTCTTTGCCGACGCCGATCCGCTGCTGAAGGAACTCGGCGTCCACTTCGAGGCGAGCGCGAGCGAGGCGACGGCTGCGGCGATGCTCGCGGCGTCGGTCAACTATCCGCTGCGCGGCGCGGTCGCGTGGAAATCGGTGGTCGGCACCAACGTCGCATCGGACGCGCTGTCCAACGTCGCATCGGGCGGTGTCACGGGCGGCGCGCTGATCATCGTCGGCGAGGATTATGGCGAAGGCTCCTCGATCATGCAGGAGCGCACCCACGCCTTCGCGATGAAATCGCAGATGTGGCTGCTCGATCCGCGGCCGAACCTTCGCAGCATCGTCGACATGGTGGCGAAGGGGTTCGAGCTTTCCGAAGCCTCGAACACGCCGGTGATGCTGGAGCTGCGCGTGCGTGCCTGCCACGTCACCGGCCGCTTTACCGCCAAGGACAATGTGCCGCCGCTGATGACGGTCGCCGACGCGGCCAACCGGCCGACGCGCGATACCGAGCGGATCGTGCTGCCGCCCGCCAATTTTCTCCACGAGGTCGAGAAGATCGAGAAGCGCTGGCCGGCGGCGGTGGATTTCGTGGCGCGCGAGAGGCTCAACGAACGGTTCGGGCCGGCGGAGGGCGATGTCGGCATCATCGTCCAGGGTGGCCTGTTCAACACGCTGAACCGCGCGCTCGAGCTGGTCGGCCTGTCGGATATCGAGGGCAACGCCAGGCTCCCCATCTATTGCCTCAACGTCACCTATCCGCTGGTGCCCGACGAGGTCGCCGATTTCTGCCGCGGCAAATCGGCGGTGCTGATCGTCGAGGAAGGCCAGCCCGAATTCATCGAGCATGAGCTCAACACCCTGCTCCGCCGCGCCGACCTGCAGACGCGCATCGTCGGCAAGGACGTGCTGCCGCGCGCCGGCGAATATTCGGGCGCGGTTCTGCGCGACGGCGTCGCCAAATTCCTCCGCGCCTGGGCGCCCACGATCGCGCCGCCCGAAGAGTCCGCAACGCCGCCCGCCGTCACGCCCAAGGACGTGCCGCAGCGCCCCGCCGGCTTCTGCACCGGCTGCCCCGAGCGGCCGATCTTCACCGCGATGAAGCTGGTCGAGCGCGAGCTGGGGCCGAGCCACGTCTCCGCCGACATCGGCTGCCACCTCTTCTCGATCCTGCCGCCCTTCCACATCGGCAACACGACGATGGGCTATGGCCTGGGCTCCGCAGGCGCCTCCGCCTTCCGCCCCGAAGGCAAGCGCGCGATCGCGGTGATGGGCGACGGCGGCTTCTGGCACAACGGCCTCACCTCCGGCATCGGCAACGCGGTCTTCAACAAGGACGACACCGTCACCCTGATCGTCGACAACGGCTATTCGGCGGCGACCGGCGGGCAGGACATCCTCTCTTCGCGCGCAACCAATCCGGTGCGCGCGACCAACCACCCCATCGCCCGCGCGGTGCGCGGCGTCGGCGCGGATTGGGTGCGGACGATCGACCGCACCTATGATGTGAAGGCGATGCGCGACACGCTGAAGGAAGCACTGACCGCGAAGGAAAAGGGCCCCAAGGTCATCGTCGCTTCGTCCGAGTGCATGCTCAACCGCCAGCGCCGCGAGAAGCCGGCGAAGGCGAAAGCGATCAAGGCTGGGCGCCGCGTCGTGCGTGATCGGTTCGGGGTCGATCCAGACACCTGCACCGGCGATCATAGCTGCATCCGCCTTTCGGGATGCCCCTCGCTGACGATCAAACCCAATCCCGATCCGCTGCGCCGCGACCCGATCGCGCACGTCGACAATAGCTGCGTCGGCTGCGGCCTTTGCGGCGAGGCGAGCCACGCGGCGGTGCTCTGCCCGAGCTTCTACCGCGCACGGATCGTTACCAACCCCGATCGCTGGGATCGCATCAAGCAACGCGTGCGCGGCGCGCTGATCGGCTGGATGCAGCGGCGGATGGACGCCGCCCGTGCGGCGCGCGCCTTCTGATGGAGCGGCGGCGGATCACCATCGCGATCCTGGCGCTCGGCGGCCAGGGCGGAGGCGTTCTTGCCGACTGGATATTGGCGCTGGCCGAGGCGAAAGGCTGGCGCGCGCAGGGCACATCGGTGCCGGGCGTCGCGCAGCGCACCGGATCGACCATCTATTATATCGAGTTGGTGCCCGACGATGCGGCCGCCGATCCCGTGCTGGCGCTGATGCCGGTGCCGGGCGATGTCGACATTGTCATCGCCTCCGAATTGATGGAAGCGGGCCGCGCGATCCTGCGCGGTTTCGTGACGCGCGACCAGACGACGCTGATCGGCTCCACGCACCGCATCTTCGCGATCGCAGAGAAATCGGCGATGGCCGACGGCCGTGCTTCCAGCGAACGCATCCTCGCTGCCTGCGGCGAGCGGGCCAAGCGCTTCATCGGCTTCGACATGGACGCGGAGGCCGCGCGTGCGGGTAGCGTAATCAGCTCGATCATGTTCGGCGCGCTGGCGGGGAGCGGCGCGCTGCCGTTCGCACGCGCAGATTATGAGCAAGCGATTCGCGCGGGCGGCATCGCGATCGACGCGAACTTGCGCGGTTTTTCCGCGGGGCTTGCTGCTGCGAAAACGTCCGAGGCGGCGCTTCCCGGCGAGGCCGTGGCGCCGCCGCCGCGACCGACGACGGCGGCAGGCCGCGCGTTGGCGGATCGGGTCACCGCGTTGCCGCAGGACGCACAGCCCAATGCGCTTCACGGCGCCGCACGGCTGACCGATTATCAGGACGCCGATTATGCCGGCCTCTATCTCGACCGGCTGACCCTCGTGGCAGGCTTCGGCGATCCACTGCTGACGACGGAGACGGCGCGGCATCTGGCGCTCTGGATGAGCTACGAGGACACGATCCGCGTCGCCGATCTCAAGATCCGCGCAAGCCGCTTCGCGCGCGTACGCGATGAGGTGCGCGTCAGCGACGATCAGGTCGTCGCCGTTACCGAATTCATGCACCCGCGCCTCCGCGAAGTGTGCGAGACGCTGCCCGCAGCCCTCGGTCGCGCGATCCTCCACAGCCCGCGGCTGACCCGCATCCTCGAGCCGCTGTTCCGCAAGGGGCGGCATGTCGAAACAACCAGCTTGCGCTGGTTCCTCATGCTGCGCATCCTCGCCGGCATGCGCCGCTTCCGACGCGCGAGCCTGCGTTATGCCGAGGAGCAAGCGCGGATCGAGGCTTGGCTGGGCGCGATCCGCGATGCCGCCGCGCGCGACACCGCGCTCGCCACCGAGATCGCGCGGACGCAAGGGCTGGTCAAAGGCTATGGCGACACGTTCGAGCGCGGCCTGAAGAATTTCGAGATCGTGATGGCCGCGGCGCCGGCGTTGGACGCCGATGCCGTCGCGCGGTTGCGCGCCGCGGCGCTGGCCGACGATCAAGGGACGACACTGGCCGCGGCGATCGCCGGCGGCGAACGAAGGGCAATGGCATGAGTGAAGACGCGCGCCCGCGCAGCCTGATGCACCGATGGCTGCTGGTCATTCCCTTCCTGTGGCAGGTCGGGATGGTTCCCTTCGTCAACGATGTCGCCTGGCGGCCCTTCTCGCTGCCATTCCCGATGGTCTGGCAGATGGCGGGGATCATCGTCACCTCGATCGTGATCGCCATCGTCTTCCTGATCGACAAGAAGCAGGAGCCCGCCGATCGCGATGAAGCGGCCGGCACCGCGGGCGACCTCCATTGACCGTCATCGTCCTGACCCTCGCCATCGTCCTCGGCACGATGGCCGGCGCGATGCTCTACGGCCACCGCAAGACGCGCGCGCAGAGCATGACCGAATGGGCGGTCGGCGGACGGCGCTTCGGCGTCATCATCTTCTGGTTTCTGAACGCGGGCGAAATCTACACCACTTTCGCGGTGCTCGGCATCTCGGGCTTCGCCTGGGCCTATGGCGCGCCCGCTTATCTCGCCTTCACCTCGGTCTCGCTGTCGGCGACGATCGGCTATTGGCTGATGCCGCGCATCTGGGAAGCCGGGCGCAAGCACGATCTCGTCACCCAAGCCGATTTCTTCGCGCATCACTACAAGGCGACGTGGCTGGGCGTGGTCGTCGGCGTGTCGGGCATCGCCGCGCTCATCGTCTATGTGCAGATCCAGATCGTTGCCTTGAGCCTGATCGTCCGCCTGACGCTCGGGCCGGAAGTGTCGCCGACGCTCGCCGCGATCATCGCCGCTGCGGTCATGCTCGCCTTCGTCTATGTCGCAGGCCTTCGCTCCGCCGCCTTCGCCGCGGCGGTGAAGGACGTGCTGATGGTGCTGATCGTCGTCGGCCTCTGCACCACCGTCGCCTCCAAGGTCGGCGCCTCGTCGATGCTCGACGTCTACCGGCTCGCGCAGGACACGCATCCCGGCATCGGCAGCTTCCCGGGGATGAAGCCCGAGGCAGGCCTCTCGACCGTCTGGCTGATGACCGCGGCGCTCAACGTCGCGCTCGGCAACTGGATATTGCCGCACCTCTTCCAGCTCTGCTTCGCCGCGGGGAGCCGTACGACGATCCGCCGCAACGCGATCTGGCAGCCGATCTATTCGCTGTCCTACTTCTTCATCATCCTGCTGGGTTTCGGCGCGCTGCTCGCCGGGACGCAGCCCGAGGGCGGCGACACCAATGCGGTGCTGCTGCAATTCGTCTCCGACAGCTATCCCGCCTGGGCGGTCGGCCTGTTCGCAGGCACCGCATGCCTGCTGGCGCTGGTGCCCGGATCGGTGCTGCTGCTGACCGCGGGATCGATCTTCAGCCGCAACGTCGTGCTGCCGTTCCGCCCCGGCCTGTCGGAGCGAGCGACCCTGCTCATCTCGCGCGCGTCGATGATCGTCTTCGCAGGCATCGCGGTGTGGCTGACGCTCGGCGGATCACGATCGCTCGTCGAGATCGGCCTTTCCGCCTACGCCGCGATCGGCATGCTCGCGCCGGGCGTGTTCCTTGCCTTCCTGTGGCCGAAAGCCAATGCTCCGGGCATCTTCGCCGGGATCGTCGCGGGCTATGTCGCGCTGCTGCTGCCCCAGGCGCAGGAACTGTGGAACACGATCCTCCCCGAATGGGATCACGGCCTCGTCGCGATGGGCGTCGATGCGATCGTCGCGGTCGTCGCCTGCCTTCTGTTCGGGATGCGCAAGCCCGCGGTGCCCGCTGCGGCGTGATCAGGCGGCTTCGGCCATCTGATCGCTTTCCGTCCACGTCTTGAGCTTCGCTTCGAGGATGCCGAGCAGCCGCGCCGGCGCGCCATCGAGCTGGCGGCCGAGCCGGTGGATGAGGCTGATCGTCGTATGCTCGAGCGCCGCCTCGTGGATCGGCCGCGCGACCAGCGTCCCCTGCTCGATCTCGGACAGCACCGAGATGCGGGGCAGCACCGTCACAACGCGGCCGGCCTTGGCGACGTCCCGCATCATCTGCAGTGAGGTGGTCACCAGCTTGGGCGAAAGCCAGGTCTGCGCCTGCTTTTCCGCATCGTTGAGGATCGTGCGAATGCGAAAGCCCTTGGGCGGCAGGCAAAGCTCGTAGCCAGCAAGGTCGGCCAGCGTCAGCACATCGCGCGAGGCGACGGGATGCGTCGGCGCGCAGATCACCATCAGCGGCTGCGCCACCGAGGCGCGCGTGCGGATCTTGGGCTCGCTGGTGGTGTGGAGGATCATGCCGATGTGCGCTTCGTCCTCAAGCACCATGCGGACGAGATCGGCGGTCGTGCCGCCCGTCACCGTCACCGAGATGCCCGGATTGCGACGCTGGAAGCTGTCGATGATCTGGGTGAACGAGCCGCCGAGAAAGCCCTCGCCTACCGCCAGGTCGATCCGCCCGGTGCGCACCTCGCGCAGCTCCTGGAGCTGGTTCATCAGCGCTTCGCGGTCGGCGAGCTGGCCGCGATGATAGTCGAATGCCAGCTTGCCCGCCTCGGTCAGCCGGATCGAGCGCCGCCCGCGCTCGATGAGCGCGACGCCCATGTCGGCCTCCAGCTGTGCGATCTGGCGGCTGATCGACGAGACGGCGACGCCGATCTTGTCGCTCGCGAGCCGCATCGACCCCAGGTTCGCGGCCTCATAGAAATAGTGCAGGGCATTGTCCCACATCGCGCGCTCCGCTGACTTTCTGTCTCCCCGGCGCACCCCGCGCCCCCTTCCCGGATCGATGCTGCGCGATGTTTGCAGATTACGCAATGAGATTCGTCTTTTGTTGCCCTTGCCGCTCGGCCCGGATCGTCGCAACACTTGCGTCCACACCGGCGAGCGCCGCGGCGCATCGTCCTCGGAGGGGGTTCAAGCGTTTGACGAACAAGCGATCGCGCATCGATTGGCGCGGCTATATTCCGGCCATCACCACTCCGTTCGACGCCGATCGCGCGCTGGATCTGAAGGCGCTCGGCACCCTGCTCGAATGGCTTCACGGCGAGGGCATGCACGGCCTCGTCATCGCCGGGACCACGGGTGAATGGCCGAGCCTCTCGGCGGACGATCGCAAGCGGCTCTTCTCCGCCGTCGGCGATCAGCTCGGCGGCAAGCTTCCGCTGCTCGCGGGCTGCACGGCCTTCACCGCCGCCGAAGTCTTGGACTTCGCGCGCCACGCCGCGGACAGCCGGATGGACGGCATCCTGGTCACCCCACCTCCCTATTTCCGGCCGAGCGCAGACGAGATCGTCGGCTTCTATTCCGACATTTCCGCCGAAACGCCGCTGCCGATCTGCGTCTACAACTGGCCGCCGGGCACCGGCATCGACATGCCACTGGAGCTGCTCAAGCGGATCGCCGAACTGGAGAATGTCGTTGCGATCAAGCAATCGACCGGCGAGCTCCGCCGCTTCGTCGAGACCTTCTTCGCCCTGAACGATCAGGTCCGCATCTTCGGCCATGCGATGGACGAGCACGGCATAGCGCTGCTCGAGTCGCGCGGCGGCGACGGCACGATGGGCGCGGGCGCGGTGCTCGGCCGGACGCACCCCGATTTCTACAACCACCTGTGGGCCGGCGACATCGACGCGGCGCGCGAATGCGGCCGGCGTGATCGCGTCATTCTCGACGAATGGTACACGCCCGAGCTGGTCGGCCGTTTCGGCTCCGGCCCCGCGATCCTCAAGGCCGCGCTCAATGCGCAGGGCCTACCCGGCGGGCACGTCCGCCCGCCGCTGCGCGACGTCACCGCGCAGGACGCTGCGCGAATCCGGGAGACATTGGTCGCGCTGCAGCGCATCTAGGGTGCCATGAAACGAAGCGACGTGCTGGTCATCGGCGGCGGGCTGATCGGCTGCGCCACCGCATGGCGGCTCGCCGCGGCGGGCGCGCGGGTGACGCTGATCGAGGCCGGCGACATCAATGCCGGCGCGTCTGGCCAGAATGCGGGATCGCTGCATTTCCAGATCGAGCGGCGCTTCATCGAACATGGCGATGCGCTGGCCGACCAGGCGGCGCGGATCGTCGTGCTCAACCGCCTTGCAGTTGACGATTGGCGCGGGATCGAGGCGGAGCTCGGCGCCGACCTGCATGTCGCGATGAACGGCGGGCTGATGGTCGCCGAGACGCCGGCCGATGTCGCATTGCTGGAAGCCAAGGCGCGACGCGAAGCGGCCGAAGGGCTCGACAGCCGCCTGATCGATGGTGACGAAGCGCGCCGCATCGCGCCCTATCTCGCCCCCCACATTCTCGCCGCCTGCCATGCCCCCGACGAAGGCCATGCCAATCCGCGCGCGCTGACGCCCGCGCTCGTCGCAGCCGCCCGGCAGTCGGGCGCCGAAATCGTGACGCACGCCCCCGTGCGCAGCATCGATAAGGCCGCGTCCGGCTTCACCGTGCGCACGGAAGCGGAAAGCTATGCCGCCGACCGCATCCTCGTCGCGTGCGGCGTGTGGACGCAGCACGTTTGCGCGCTCGCCAATCTGCACATGCCGCTGTTTCCTGTTGCGCTATTGATGAACGCGACCGAGCGCACCGCGCCGGCAGTTCCGCACCTCATCCAGCATGCCGGGCGGCGGCTGTCGATGAAGCAGGCGCACGCCGGCAACATCCTGATCGGCGGCGGCTGGCCGTCGCGGATGCGCCAGCGGGCGGAAGGCGGGTTCGATCTTTCGGCGCGTCCAGAGATCCTCGAGGCCTCGCTCGCCGGCAACCTCCGCGCGGCGATCGACACGGTGCCGATGGTGGCACGGCTCAACCTCATCCGGAGTTGGACGGGGATGACCGCCGTCAGCGCCGACCAGCTACCCATCGCCGGCGAAGTGCCGCGGCTCCCCGGCTTCTACGTCGCGGGCGGCGGATCGGCCTTCACCCTCGGCCTCACCATCGCGCGGCTGCTCGCCGAGGCGATGACGGGCGGGCGCGCCGAACCGCTCGACATCCTGTCGCCCGCGCGGTTCGAGCATCTGAACGGGTTCATGGGATGAGCGGCGCGCGGATCGAGAAGGGCGTGCAACGCGGTGCCGAGGTGACGCTCACCATCGACGGCGTCGCGATGACCGCGTTCGAGGGCGAGACGATCGCCGCGGCGATGCTCGCCGCCGGTCGCGATCGCTTCCGCGACGACGGGGGTCCACGCGGCATGTTCTGCAACATGGGCACCTGCGGCGAATGTATGGTGACCCTCGCGCCCGACGGCCGGCGCGTGCGCGCGTGCGTGACCGCGGTGCAAGGCGGCATGCAGGTCGTGACGGATGGCTGAGGCCTATGATCTCGTCATCGTCGGCGGCGGGCCGGCCGGGCAGGCCGCCGCGCTGGCGCTCGACGGATCGGGCGTCCGCATCGCGGTCGTCGATGAGCAGCCGCGCCCCGGCGGCCAGATCCTCCGCCGGCCGCCCGCGGCCTTCCGGGTCCGCGACTGGCTGCAAGGCCACGAATATGGTCCGCTGAAGAAACAGCTCGCCGCCTTCGAGGCGCTGCGCAACGTCGAATGGCTGGGCGGCCGCTCGGTGCTGGGCTTGGCGCGCGAGGACGGCGGGTTCGCGCTCAGCCTGTCCGGTCCGGAGGGCGCCTCGCGCCTCACCGCTCCGCGCGTGCTGATCGCCGCCGGCTGCCAGGATCTCGCCGTCCCGGTTCCCGGCTGGACGCTGCCCGGCGTCTATACCGCGGGCGGGCTCCAGACCTTGCTCAAGAGCCAGCAGATTGTGCCGGGTGAGCGGATTCTGCTCGCCGGGACGCACCCGTTGCAGCTCGTCATTGCCGAGCAGATCGTCGCGGCAGGCGGCACACTGGCGGCGGTGCTTTTCGCCCAGCCGCGAGCCGTGATGCTCCGCACTTCGCTCGCACACCCTGGCGCCGCGCTTGCCCACCCGCGCAACCTCCTCGCCGCCGCGCATGCGGAACGCGCGCTGCGCCGTGCCGGGGTTCCGCTCCTGTATGGACACTCGCTCGATGCGATCACCGGGGAAGGCCGCGTGGGAGCGGTGACGACCGATACGCAAACCATCGCCTGCGACAGCGTGGGGCTTTGCTACGGCTTCGTCCCGCAATCGGCGCTGCCGCGCATGGCTGGTGCGCGCATGCGGCCCGCCGGTCGCGCCGGGGGCTGGGCCGCGGAGCATGATTATTGGATGCGCTCCAGCGTGCCAGGCTTGTGGGTCGCGGGCGAGACGACCGGCGTCGCCGGCGCGCCCGCAGCGATGGCGGCGGGACGCATCGCCGGTATCGGCATCGCGCGCGACAGTGGTACGATCGACGCACAGACCGCCGAGCGCGGCGCAGCGTCCGCCCGGCGCGACCATGCGAAACGCCTCGGCTTCGCACGGCTGCTCGATGCGGTCGCCGACCCCCGTGGCTATTGGCCCGCTGCCGATACCAACCTCATCGCCTGCCGCTGCGAGAATGTGACGTTTGGGGCGATCGACGCCGCCATCGCCGACGGCGGCACCGCCAACGCCGTGAAGCTCGCCACCCGCTGCGGCATGGGCCCGTGCCAGGGGCGCAATTGCGAACCGACTTTGCTGCGTCGGCTTGCGGATGCAGGCCGCCCCGAAGATCCCGGCTTCGCGCAGCGATTCCCCGCACGTCCGGTCCCGATCGGCGATCTCGCCGCGCCGCCCGGCGGATTGCCCATTGGCTGATTGCACAAGCGGCAACGATCTTTTCGATGCTGCCCGTTGCCCTCCGCTCACCCCGCCGACACACTTTGCGCCAAAGGAGAGCCCCGATGTCCGCCGCCCCCGAGAAGCCCGCATTCCTCGCCGTCGATCACATCTCGTGGACGGTGCCTGATCTGGAGGAAGCGCTCGGCTTCTATTGCGGTGTGATCGGTGCGGAAGAGCTGTTCCGCATGGGCCCGCTCGATGCCGCGGACATGCCCGCCGAGGCCGACGGCCGCGACTGGATGGAGGCGCATGTTGGCGTGAAGGGCGCGAAGCTGACGCTCGCCATGCTCAAGCTCACCGACAATATGAACTTCCAGCTCGTCCAGTATGACAAGCCCGACGATCGCCGCCAGGAGCTGCCGCGCAATTGCGATCGCGGCGGCCATCATCTCGGCCTCAAGGTCGACGACGTCGATAAGGCGATCGCCTATCTCACAGCGCACGGCTGCACCGCGCTGGAGACGATCCACATCTCCGAAGGCCCGCTGGCCGGCAAGAAGAACGTCTACATGCTCGATCCCTTCGGGCATCAGCTCGAGATCGTCGACTGACCTAAATAGCCAATACGGAGGCGCACATGGCCAACAGCAAGATCAACCCCGCCGGCCTGTACGACGCCGTCGGCTACGGCTTTTCGCACGCTGCGGTGCAGGAAGGCGGGCGGACGCTCCACCTCGCTGGGCAGGTGGCGTGGGACAAGGATTGCAACGTCGTCGGCGGCGGCGACCTCGCTGCGCAGACCCGCCAGGCGCTCGCCAATCTCAAAGCGGTGCTCGCCGAAGCCGGCGCGACCCCGGCGGACATCGTGCGGCTGCGCACCTATGTCGTCGATCACAATCCCGAAAAGCTCGGTCCCGTGCTCGGCGAGATCGGCGCATTCTATGACGGCGGCACCCCCGCCCCCAACACCTTCATCGGCGTCGCCGCGCTAGCCCTCCCCTATTTCCTCGTCGAGATCGAGGCGAC from Allosphingosinicella indica includes the following:
- a CDS encoding DUF885 domain-containing protein, whose product is MRHGISRRSAVALLMAGAALPFAPALAQGGPDARLRALLEESEAADARLDPLGAVRKGDAAAEPFVDPLGDAYARALEANKRRELAALKAINRNALSAVDRIAYDVFDYRTRQTLELFDDGLFEVQRKANLNPSFGLQVEFPDFVSSGAAPFATVADYEAGLVRLDGFAGYLTNAIGQLKAGRAAGYVQPRIVVENVLAQVDAMLKLPVEESPFYAAIKRMPEGIAAADRTRLTAAYRQAIETKVYPGYRLWQTYLRDDYLPATSAAPGRWAMKDGGKLYAWELKRHTTTTRSADDIHTLGLAEVKRIRAGMEAVRKQVGFQGDLKAFFEHVRTDPKYYYTKPEDLIARFEAIEAKIWPAIPKLFHERPKAPFEVRPLPALGDQRGTGYYRPGPPDGVSPGILFFNMSMLNTRPIPTLETLTLHEGIPGHHFQITLARENEALPPLLRYGSSTAYSEGWGLYAESLGRELGMFGDPMQLFGHLDMEMLRAVRLVVDTGLHAKKWERQQAIDYMLDNTSMAPRDVAVEIDRYIAYPGQACAYKIGELKFRELRERSAKALGKRFDVRDYHHQALGTGALPMAVLDAKIDGWIKAGGGGFTPAR
- a CDS encoding MarR family winged helix-turn-helix transcriptional regulator; this translates as MSEGEPMMDSRRLGDPGTALFHLDKYPFYLLNRAASRYNRIIEARLRRIGVDVPTWRVLMILGEAEPRSIGRIADSAVINLSTMMRIVERMEKGGLVVTAANPDDARVTDVRLASAGREQLAAARQVTAPVYAKLIRGFSAREFDRLLALIGKLQANLDAINAPE
- a CDS encoding cyclase family protein, whose protein sequence is MTSQASQTLQSLAQGIAGGSIRTVDLTQTLSPDTPTLVLPPEFGQCSPFKVEEISRYDERGVAWYWNNFTVSEHTGTHFDAPVHWVTGKDLDNNCVDTAPPADFVAPAVVIDVSKQCAADPDYLLTVADIEAWEAEHGRIPPRHWVLLRTDWSKRSVEDYVNRRDDGAHTPGPSTEAVKFLVDERDAHGFGVETIGTDAGQAHLLKPAYPAHTLFHAAGRYGLQCLENLDKLPPTGAVIVAAPLKIQGGSGSPLRVLALVAD
- a CDS encoding indolepyruvate ferredoxin oxidoreductase subunit alpha, encoding MAERSFKKEVERLRLGAGETFEGEGILAVTKGLLEAGVAYVGGYQGSPISHLMDVFADADPLLKELGVHFEASASEATAAAMLAASVNYPLRGAVAWKSVVGTNVASDALSNVASGGVTGGALIIVGEDYGEGSSIMQERTHAFAMKSQMWLLDPRPNLRSIVDMVAKGFELSEASNTPVMLELRVRACHVTGRFTAKDNVPPLMTVADAANRPTRDTERIVLPPANFLHEVEKIEKRWPAAVDFVARERLNERFGPAEGDVGIIVQGGLFNTLNRALELVGLSDIEGNARLPIYCLNVTYPLVPDEVADFCRGKSAVLIVEEGQPEFIEHELNTLLRRADLQTRIVGKDVLPRAGEYSGAVLRDGVAKFLRAWAPTIAPPEESATPPAVTPKDVPQRPAGFCTGCPERPIFTAMKLVERELGPSHVSADIGCHLFSILPPFHIGNTTMGYGLGSAGASAFRPEGKRAIAVMGDGGFWHNGLTSGIGNAVFNKDDTVTLIVDNGYSAATGGQDILSSRATNPVRATNHPIARAVRGVGADWVRTIDRTYDVKAMRDTLKEALTAKEKGPKVIVASSECMLNRQRREKPAKAKAIKAGRRVVRDRFGVDPDTCTGDHSCIRLSGCPSLTIKPNPDPLRRDPIAHVDNSCVGCGLCGEASHAAVLCPSFYRARIVTNPDRWDRIKQRVRGALIGWMQRRMDAARAARAF
- a CDS encoding indolepyruvate oxidoreductase subunit beta family protein gives rise to the protein MERRRITIAILALGGQGGGVLADWILALAEAKGWRAQGTSVPGVAQRTGSTIYYIELVPDDAAADPVLALMPVPGDVDIVIASELMEAGRAILRGFVTRDQTTLIGSTHRIFAIAEKSAMADGRASSERILAACGERAKRFIGFDMDAEAARAGSVISSIMFGALAGSGALPFARADYEQAIRAGGIAIDANLRGFSAGLAAAKTSEAALPGEAVAPPPRPTTAAGRALADRVTALPQDAQPNALHGAARLTDYQDADYAGLYLDRLTLVAGFGDPLLTTETARHLALWMSYEDTIRVADLKIRASRFARVRDEVRVSDDQVVAVTEFMHPRLREVCETLPAALGRAILHSPRLTRILEPLFRKGRHVETTSLRWFLMLRILAGMRRFRRASLRYAEEQARIEAWLGAIRDAAARDTALATEIARTQGLVKGYGDTFERGLKNFEIVMAAAPALDADAVARLRAAALADDQGTTLAAAIAGGERRAMA